One Paralichthys olivaceus isolate ysfri-2021 chromosome 8, ASM2471397v2, whole genome shotgun sequence genomic region harbors:
- the bglapl gene encoding bone gamma-carboxyglutamate (gla) protein, like, whose product MKTLTLLSICALLSVCWSMGAVEPEVIVDPDADTAADADTAADADTAADADTAADAAPADSSSSSESDSNSSSDSSSDSSSASDSNSSADSSASDSSSSSSSSSSESSESSSSESTESSSSESASSESNSASDSSASSSSSSSSESESVSTEAPPVVMKRDLAAVLLRRRRAVGALTLLQLESLKEVCELSVACDEMAETAGIVAAYTAYYGPVPF is encoded by the exons ATGAAGACTCTGACTCTGCTCTCCATCTGCGCCCTTCTGTCAGTGTGCTGGTCCATGGGAG CTGTGGAACCAGAGGTTATCGTGGACCCTGATGCTGACACGGCTGCTGATGCTGACACGGCTGCTGATGCTGACACGGCTGCTGATGCTGACAcggctgctgatgctgcacctgccgattcctcctcctcctctgagtccGACTCCAACTCTTCTTCTGACTCTTCCTCCGACTCTTCCTCGGCATCCGATTCCAACTCAAGCGCTGACTCTTCGGCCTCCgattcatcctcctcctcctcctcctcctcctcagaatCCTCTGAGTCCTCGTCATCTGAGTCTACTGAATCCTCTTCCTCTGAGTCCGCCTCCTCCGAGTCCAATTCTGCCTCTGACTcgtctgcctcctcttcctcatcctcctcatcagagtcagagtcagtgAGCACTGAGG ctcctccagtgGTTATGAAGAGAGACCTGGCTGCTGTTCtcctgaggagaagaagagcggTAGGAGCCCTCACCCTTCTGCAGCTGGAAAG CCTGAAAGAGGTGTGTGAGTTGAGCGTGGCCTGTGACGAGATGGCTGAGACCGCAGGTATCGTCGCTGCATACACCGCCTACTATGGACCTGTTCCCTTCTAA
- the LOC109627489 gene encoding endoplasmic reticulum resident protein 27, translated as MLITLFLTFLVSSAFAKKDTALPQLNDTNAVEAFIGSAEVVVIGFLEGEESRGYKELVAAAKRVDSVPVAICTAKEVWAEYQLSSDTITLFRKADNHQDNLVVADAKKLETDGLINFISVNEIRYITEYNQVTAVGLFNSEVKSHLLLFANRGTKEFTELKEQLRALAPEFTGKFLFVLINGAVKSNSRSLGYFGIKSQDLPRVGIYDGNSDMKWLLPVGDISPERVREFCQSFLRGELKDVKQAGAEPKTEL; from the exons ATGCTGATCACTCTGTTCCTCACCTTCCTGGTCTCCTCTGCCTTTGCAAAGAAAG ACACTGCTCTTCCTCAGCTGAATGACACCAACGCTGTAGAGGCCTTCATCGGCTCTGCTGAGGTGGTGGTCATCGGATTTCTGGAG GGAGAGGAGAGTCGTGGTTATAAGGAGCTTGTTGCAGCTGCAAAGCGCGTCGACTCCGTTCCTGTCGCCATTTGCACAGCGAAGGAGGTGTGGGCTGAGTACCAGCTCTCCTCAGACACCATCACCCTCTTCAGGAAG GCGGATAATCACCAGGACAATCTTGTTGTCGCGGATGCCAAGAAGCTGGAAACTGATGGTCTCATAAATTTCATCAGCGTCAATGAGATCCGATATATCACAGAATACAACCAAGTG acGGCAGTGGGCCTGTTCAACTCGGAGGTGAAGTCACACCTCCTGCTCTTTGCCAACAGAGGGACTAAAGAATTTACTGAGCTCAAGGAGCAACTCAGAGCTTTGGCCCCTGAGTTTACAGGCAAG TTCTTGTTCGTGCTGATTAATGGAGCCGTGAAGTCCAACTCTCGGTCACTCGGCTACTTTGGCATCAAGTCTCAAGACCTCCCACGAGTTGGCATCTACGACGGTAACTCAGACATGAAGTGGCTTCTTCCTGTAGGAGATATTTCTCCTGAACGAGTGCGGGAGTTTTGCCAGTCGTTCCTGCGAGGAGAACTAAAG GACGTGAAACAGGCTGGAGCAGAACCCAAAACAGAGCTCTAA